A genomic stretch from Setaria viridis chromosome 1, Setaria_viridis_v4.0, whole genome shotgun sequence includes:
- the LOC117847228 gene encoding disease resistance protein RGA2 yields METALGAANWLLSKVLKKLSDDLVAGYVASRELGLNFDKIKTELKYTLGLLHGAQGRDFSHNPGLQGLLEDLSKKADEAEDALDELHYFMIQDELDGTREATPDLGDGLGAQALHARHAARNTAGNWLSCFSVCCRSQDAAAAAAAAGTGNTSKAVDSFNHIDSGYADKLIFDRVAMSNKIKQLIEDIHSLCPRISKLLEINNSSRIPPKSMANSRERPAIGSTIRQEKLYGRSTIFEQTVNHMTSGTCSDETLSVLPIVGPGGIGKTTFTQHLYNDKRTEEHFAVRVWVCVSTNFDVLKLTKEIRSCIPAGENEVETDNLDQLQKSIAKRLKSKRFLIVLDDIWQCSEDRWVNFLASFTMREAEKGSMVIVTTRFPNIAQMVKTTTPVNLEGLEPAEFWVFFQACVFGEVIAEHDNKEELIDIARQIANKLKCSPLAAKTVGRLLKKRFSREHWMGILQKKEWLNQTHNDDIMPALKISYDYLPFHLQKCFSYCGLFPEDYKFDSLEISRFWISIGIIDSCGQNDKIEDIGSKYLDELLDNGFLMKGDQNYYVMHDLMHELAQVVSSKECAYISCSSFRADDVQPSIRHLSILMSNDYNETFGEEMDKLKRRVDIGNLRSLMIFGGYRRASLVNILKETFKEIKGLRVLFIFMNYANSLPPSFSKLIHLRHLKLESPYYHLSHLKLCCPRIVSRFYHLKFLDLQNWRGMCDLPKDISRLVNLCHFGAGKEFHTNIPEVGKMRLLQELKGFDVKKESAGFELRELGQLVQLGGELSIRGLENVRSSKEAAEARLMAKRDLIKLGLFWSREHQSKVDDILDDLQPHSNLRDLRIVNHGGPAGPSWLCGNIRMKNLETLHLEGVSWSTLPPFGQLYHLRELCLINIVGICQFGPDFIGGITEKSFTHLKEVQLHHMPELVEWIGGGNTHLFSRLERIWCSNCPKLTALPFSRCSSSSTHDNTIWFPNLCYLSTQECPKLSLPPLPHTRMLSFFRTDSLSYENRYLSIYKMPGELAFHNLGEVERLMISDASLISFTDLQKLHPLRRIDLMRCKDTFLRGLDDDIVLYSVQSLHLSEFIVTRKPLSNWFKCFPALSDLSVGASSEHHDEVVVLQVPPSSSLRHVRLYGCKNLILPMEDGGGFQSHLSLKSVSIDDCNMLLSRWSTGEAAQGISPFSPHVEELYLRNESSTLSMALFSNLISLTKLELRDCKNFTIDGFNPLITSNLDSLKVCNSRHDETDPYSIAADLLAEVARTKTMPAGSFQLVRLVVDSISAVLVAPICTRISATLRVLIFVCDWRVESFTEEQEQALQLLTSLQKLQFISCRVLLSIPRGLHCLSSLGNLRISGSPRIRSLPKKGLPDSLQELRVYDCSAELYEECQKLRRASLIP; encoded by the coding sequence atggagactGCTCTTGGCGCAGCGAATTGGCTCCTCAGCAAGGTGCTCAAGAAGCTCTCCGATGACCTGGTGGCTGGGTATGTGGCCAGCCGTGAGCTCGGCCTCAACTTCGACAAGATCAAGACCGAGCTCAAGTACACCCTCGGGCTGCTGCATGGTGCCCAAGGGAGGGACTTCAGCCACAACCCCGGCCTGCAGGGCTTGCTGGAGGACCTGAGCAAGAAGGCCGATGAGGCAGAGGACGCTCTGGACGAGCTCCACTACTTCATGATCCAGGACGAGCTCGACGGCACCCGGGAGGCCACTCCGGATCTTGGGGATGGCCTCGGTGCTCAAGCTCTGCACGCCCGCCATGCTGCGCGCAACACTGCTGGTAACTGGCTCTCATGCTTCTCTGTTTGTTGCCGTTcacaagatgctgctgctgctgctgctgctgctggtactGGGAACACAAGCAAGGCCGTCGATTCATTTAACCATATCGACAGTGGGTATGCTGACAAGTTGATATTCGACCGAGTGGCCATGTCAAACAAAATCAAGCAGCTGATAGAGGACATTCACTCACTATGTCCTCGTATCTCTAAATTGCTCGAGATAAACAATAGCAGTAGAATTCCTCCCAAAAGCATGGCCAATTCCCGGGAACGACCTGCCATCGGGTCGACAATTAGACAAGAGAAGTTGTATGGAAGGAGCACAATTTTTGAGCAAACCGTAAATCATATGACAAGTGGCACTTGTTCTGATGAGACCCTGTCCGTCCTTCCTATAGTTGGTCCCGGTGGTATTGGTAAGACAACTTTCACCCAGCACCTTTACAATGACAAAAGGACTGAAGAACACTTCGCTGTTAGGGTCTGGGTATGTGTGTCGACTAACTTTGATGTGCTTAAGCTCACCAAAGAGATACGTAGCTGCATACCTGCGGGTGAAAATGAAGTTGAAACAGACAATTTAGATCAGCTTCAGAAATCCATTGCAAAGAGACTGAAATCAAAAAGGTTCTTAATTGTCTTAGATGATATATGGCAATGCAGTGAGGACAGGTGGGTAAATTTCTTAGCTTCTTTCACAATGAGGGAAGCTGAAAAAGGCAGCATGGTCATTGTGACAACTCGATTTCCAAATATAGCACAAATGGTGAAGACAACTACTCCAGTAAACCTGGAAGGTTTGGAGCCTGCTGAGTTCTGGGTGTTCTTTCAAGCATGTGTATTTGGTGAAGTCATAGCTGAGCATGATAATAAGGAAGAACTAATTGACATTGCAAGACAaatagcaaataaattgaagTGCTCCCCACTGGCAGCCAAAACGGTTGGTCGTTTATTGAAGAAGAGATTCTCTCGGGAACATTGGATGGGAATTCTTCAAAAGAAAGAGTGGCTAAACCAGACCCACAATGATGATATTATGCCAGCCTTGAAAATTAGCTATGACTACCTTCCCTTCCATCTACAAAAATGCTTTTCATATTGTGGCCTTTTTCCTGAGGATTATAAGTTTGATAGCTTAGAGATTAGCCGTTTTTGGATTTCGATAGGCATCATCGATTCCTGTGGTCAGAATGATAAAATTGAGGACATAGGTTCAAAGTATTTGGATGAACTGTTAGATAATGGTTTTCTGATGAAAGGAGATCAAAATTATTATGTAATGCATGATTTGATGCATGAGCTTGCACAGGTTGTTTCATCAAAAGAATGTGCCTATATCAGTTGTTCTAGTTTTAGAGCTGATGATGTCCAACCATCTATTCGCCACCTATCCATCTTGATGTCCAATGACTATAATGAAACTTTTGGTGAAGAAATGGATAAATTGAAGAGAAGGGTAGACATTGGAAATTTACGGAGTTTGATGATTTTTGGAGGATATAGAAGGGCAAGCTTGGTGAATATTTTGAAAGAAACATTTAAGGAGATAAAGGGCCTCCGTGTTCTGTTTATATTCATGAACTACGCAAATTCTTTGCCACCCAGCTTTTCAAAGCTTATCCACCTTCGGCACCTAAAACTTGAGTCACCTTATTATCACTTGAGTCACCTAAAACTGTGCTGTCCTAGAATAGTATCTAGGTTTTATCACTTGAAATTTTTGGACCTTCAAAACTGGCGTGGAATGTGTGATTTGCCTAAAGACATAAGCCGCCTTGTGAATTTATGCCATTTTGGTGCTGGGAAAGAATTCCATACCAATATTCCTGAGGTTGGAAAAATGAGGCTTCTACAAGAGTTGAAAGGATTTGATGTTAAGAAAGAGAGTGCtggatttgaactacgagagtTGGGCCAGCTGGTGCAGCTAGGAGGAGAACTCAGTATACGTGGGCTTGAAAATGTGAGATCCAGCAAAGAAGCTGCTGAAGCAAGATTGATGGCAAAAAGAGATCTAATTAAGCTGGGATTATTTTGGAGTAGAGAGCACCAGTCGAAGGTCGATGATATTCTTGATGATCTCCAACCACACTCTAATCTTAGAGATCTTCGCATTGTTAATCATGGTGGTCCCGCAGGTCCTAGTTGGCTATGTGGCAACATCCGCATGAAAAACTTGGAGACCCTCCATCTAGAAGGTGTATCCTGGTCCACTCTTCCACCTTTTGGGCAGCTATATCATCTAAGAGAACTCTGTCTGATAAATATTGTTGGGATATGCCAGTTTGGACCTGACTTCATTGGTGGCATTACAGAGAAAAGTTTCACGCACCTTAAGGAGGTTCAGCTTCATCATATGCCAGAACTTGTGGAGTGGATTGGGGGAGGTAACACACATTTGTTCTCAAGGCTTGAAAGAATCTGGTGCTCTAATTGTCCAAAGCTCACTGCCCTACCGTTCTCAAGGTGCTCTAGTTCTTCTACACATGACAACACCATATGGTTCCCTAATCTATGTTATCTTTCCACTCAAGAATGCCCGAAGTTGTCCCTGCCTCCCCTTCCTCACACTCGCATGCTATCTTTTTTCCGAACGGACAGCTTGAGCTATGAAAACAGATATTTGTCCATTTATAAGATGCCCGGTGAATTGGCCTTCCACAATCTTGGTGAAGTAGAACGTTTGATGATTTCTGATGCATCACTCATCTCATTTACTGACCTTCAAAAGCTACATCCCCTACGAAGAATTGATCTTATGAGATGCAAGGACACATTTCTTAGAGGACTGGATGATGACATTGTGCTCTATTCAGTCCAATCTCTGCACCTCTCGGAATTTATTGTTACCAGGAAACCGTTATCAAATTGGTTCAAATGTTTCCCAGCTCTTTCTGATTTGTCTGTGGGTGCATCAAGTGAGCATCACGATGAGGTTGTGGTATTGCAGGTTCCACCCTCCAGCTCCCTGAGACATGTCCGGTTGTATGGGTGTAAAAATCTGATTCTACCTATGGAAGATGGAGGTGGATTCCAGAGTCACTTGTCGCTCAAATCAGTTTCCATAGACGATTGCAACATGCTATTGTCCCGGTGGTCCACGGGAGAAGCAGCTCAAGGCATCAGTCCTTTCTCTCCTCATGTCGAGGAACTCTATCTTCGGAATGAGTCAAGCACTCTGTCGATGGCTCTGTTCTCAAATCTGATATCTCTTACCAAACTAGAACTAAGAGATTGTAAGAATTTCACAATTGATGGTTTCAATcctctcatcacatcaaacctCGATAGTCTGAAGGTTTGTAATTCGAGACATGATGAAACTGATCCTTATTCTATAGCAGCGGATCTACTCGCAGAGGTGGCAAGGACCAAAACAATGCCCGCAGGTTCCTTCCAACTGGTGCGACTTGTGGTGGACAGCATCTCCGCAGTGCTTGTTGCTCCCATCTGCACCCGCATCTCCGCTACCCTCCGGGTATTAATCTTCGTTTGTGATTGGCGGGTGGAGAGCTTCACGGAAGAGCAGGAGCAGGCCCTTCAGCTCCTCACATCCCTGCAAAAGCTGCAGTTTATTAGCTGCAGGGTGCTGCTGTCCATCCCTCGAGGGCTGCATTGCCTTTCTTCTCTCGGGAATTTACGTATAAGTGGATCTCCTAGAATCAGATCGCTGCCCAAGAAGGGCCTCCCTGATTCACTGCAAGAGTTACGCGTATATGATTGCTCCGCCGAGCTTTATGAGGAATGCCAGAAATTAAGAAGGGCCTCCCTGATTCCCTGA